The DNA segment GTTCTGGGTAGAAGGCTCAGAGCCGGCGGAGAACGGGCGGGACGGTCGCTGAAGCCGCCTCCCAGGTGAGCCGGCGCTGACGTCCCTGAGCGGGCCATTTTGAACTAGAAGTGTCGCCTCAGTGACCCGGCGCGGCACCCTGACGTGTCAGGGCCGCCCAGCGGGGACGCAGACGTAGGGTCCGTCTTCTGCCGTACCGCAAGTTGCCCCGAGGAGACGCCGTGGACGATCGGTGCTTGCGGGTGGTTCGACTGCGGCTCCCGGGTCTGACCGAACTGCTCTACGTCCTGCGACAGCACGGCCGCAGTGTGGACGACGAGCGGTACCCAGGGGCAGAACGACTGCTGGCGGCGGATGGTCATGTGGTAGCCGCCACGAGCCCCAGTCGGCTGATTGCGGCCAACGTCGGTGACGGAGCTTTGGCCGCGCCGGTACAGCCGGGGATGCTGGTACTCGACGTCCGGGCGGTCGGTCACCGACTTGGCCGGTCACCGATGCGCTGGACGGGCACCACGAGGGGCGCCATCGTCGAGTTCGACGATCTGGTCTGGGATGCGGCCGCAACTTGTGACGACATGGATTGGGCTGAGCGGGTGCGCGACGGAGCAGGCTTTCACGCCCTCTACGACTTCGTGTGGGGCGACGCGAACGAGCCGCCGCCCGGTGCACAGAGGCGGGCCCTGTGGGGCGCGATGGTCGCGCAACTCGGGGACCACCTGGTCGTGGTCGACCGGCACCGCCAGCTCTGAGGCCGCTCTGTGTCCCAGGGCGGCCCACTATGGGTCGCCGAGCGCCGGTGTTCGAACCACTCGCCGTGCCGGGCAAGTCGAGCTGGGCGCCGACTGCCTCGTGCCTCCTTCAGCGGAGGCGGGGACGTTTCGTAGGACGATGACGGTCACCAGAGCCCCACATGGCATGGGGCTGCTCACCTCGGCGCCGGTGAGAACGGTCGTGCACCCAAGCGCCGCCAACCTCAACGGCGAAGCCAACAAGGGCCAGCAGGCCCCCAAGGACTTTGTGTCCGCTCATCATCAGCCCGAGTCCGCACAGAGCACCCGCTGCGCCGCCGACGAGCATCAACGCTGAAATCGGCGACCGCAGGGGATTACTCACCGGCGGTGTCTATCAGAGGAATCGCTGGTCAACTCGTTGCGCAGGAGCGCCCCGCCTCGAACGGGTGCCCTAACGCGGAGATCAGTAGGCGGCTGTTGGTGTTGCGGTGAGCACCGTGGCCTCCCGTCCGGGGAATCACCGGCGTCCGTGATCGCCGTCCAGACAAGCAGGCTTGCTTGTCCCTGAGCGGCCCACTCAGGGACACCCATGCATCTGCCGAAGATGACGTGGTCGGCGGGGAAGGTGGGCATGGTCGAGAGTTCGTGCAGGGTTTGCGGTCTCAATGAGGACGACGAACGCTGGGCGGGGACGAACCGTGCTCAGTACGTCGTCTGCTCCTGCTGCGGCGCGGAGTGTCCCGCCCCGGGTTCAGTGGAGGCTCGGAACTGACGCGGCGACGGTAGTCGCCGCGGTGTTGTGCCGGTAGAAGTCGTCTTCGTGCTCGGCCGGCGGGACCAGCCCGATCTCACCGTGCAGCCGTCGGTGGTTGAACCAGTCGATGTACTCGGCGACGGCGATCTCGAGGTCGTCGATGCCCTTCCAGGGCCCGCGGTTGCGGACCAGCTCGGCCTTGAAGAGGGAGTTGAACGCCTCGGCCAGGGCGTTGTCGTAGGAGTCGCCGGTGGAGCCGACGGAGGCGACCGCGCCGGCCTCGGCGAGGCGCTGGGTGTAGCGCACGGCGACGTACTGGACGCCCTTGTCCGAGTGGTGGACCAGCCCGGTCACGTCGTGGCCGGCGCGCCGGCGGGTCCAGATGCCCATCTCCAGGGCGTCCAGGGCGAGGTCGGTGCGCAGCGAGCGGGACAGCTGCCAGCCGACCACCCGGCGGGAGAACACGTCGATGACGAAGGCGGCGTAGACCCAGCCGGAGAAGGTCCGGCAGTAGGTGATGTCGGCGACCCACAGCTGGTCCGGGCCGGTCGCGGTGAACGCCCGTTCCACCAGGTCCGGGCGGGTGTCCGGGGCCGCGCCGGGCACGGTGGTGCGCGGGCCTTTCGCCCGCGTGATGCCGCGCAGGCCGGCGGCGCGCATCAGCCGTTCGACGGTGCAGCGGGCCACCGGGTGGCCCTGCCGGCGCACTTCGGCAATGCACCTTGCGGGCGCCATAGACCCCGTAGTTGTCGGCATGCACCTGCTCGATGACCTCGGTGGTTGCTGCGTCGGTGACCGATCGCGCCGACGGCGGGCGGGTGCGGTGTGCGTAGTAGGTGCTCGGGGCGATCTTCGCGCCGGCCTCGGTGAGGACCGCGCAGATCGGCTCGACCCCGTGTTCGAGCTTGTGCTGATCGATGTAGGCGACGATCAGCGGGAGGGGCGGTCGAGCTCCGCCGCGAAGAAAGCCGACGCGCTCTTCAAGATCGCATTCGCTCGACGAAGCTCGCGGACCTCACGCTCGAGCTCGGCCAGCCGGGTGGCGTCATCGGTCGTGGTGCCCGGTCGGTGGCCCTCGTCGATCTCGGCCTGGATCACCCAGTTGCGCAGCGTCTCGGCGTTGATGCCCAACTGCGCGCCGATCCGCTTCAACGCCCCGGTCCGGGTCGCCGGGTCACGCCGCGCCTCGACCGCCAGCCGGGTCGCCCGCTCACGCAGCTCGTCGGGGTACTTCCTCGGTGCCGCCATGACTCTCATCCTCACGTGGATGGAGAGCCTCCATCAGACCCGGGGCGGGATAAAGTCAGGCGTGGATGATCTCGATCTCATGTCAGTCCGTGATTACCGCTCGAAGTGGATCGCCGCCGGGTGCGCTTGGTTCTCGCCAGACGAGCGGCCGGCCGAATGGCGGCTTAGTCGTCAGATGAGTGGGCTGCCGACCGCATGGAGGTGACTCAGCAACGGTCTCCGATTCGGATGTCCTCAAGCGGCCCACTCAGAGACACCGTTGATCCTCGCGATCCCTCCATGCCAGGCGGCTAGCCGAACAAGCTCCCAGAGCCAAGTGTCAGCGCGATGGCGCGCACACCGACCGCAAAGTCATCCCAGGCCCGTCTGTCCGGTCGAGTGCCAAAAGCGAGTCTTCGGGAGCGGAAGCGGGCGCGCTCAAACGCGCTGGCACACTGCCAGCGTGTCGACTCTGCCTCGAACATGCCGTTGCGGCTGCGGTGAGACCGTCAGCACCTCGGCGCTCTACCGCCCCGGTCACGATGCCCGGCATGCCTCTCTGGTGGGACGTCGGCTGCGCGAGCTCGGCACAGCGGATTCCTCGGTGCTTGATGAGTTGCCCAGTGAGGCGCTCCGAGCGAAGGCCGTGGCCATGCTCGGCAATGGGTCCGCTGATCCCAAAGTTTCCGCGCCGTCAGTGGCTCCAGGAATACTTACGGCCCCGACGTTGCCGACGGTGGCTGCTCCGGTTGATGGCCGCAGCACCGCCGAGCTTCTGAATGGCTATGTGCAGATACTCGCTGAACTAAGGCGCCGAGGGGTTGTTCGCTCGAACAACGCACCAGCGGGCGACTTCGGGGAATGGATTGCGTGTCGGGCGCTGGGTGGCGCACTCGTCGACAACTTCTCGGTGAAGTCCTTCGACCTCACGACGCCTGACGGGCAGCGAGTTCAGGTGAAGACTCGGGTGGTCAGTGTCCCCGTGCGGAACAGCCAGCTGCAGACCAGTGTCTTCCGTTCGTGGGACTTCGAACGTGCCGCTTTCGTTTTGCTTCGGGACATCGACTACAAGGTGCATCGCGCTGTTCTGGTGCCAGTAGACGTCGTCCGGGAGAAAGCTCGTCACGCTGATCATGTCAACGGCTGGCGGGTGTCAATGACGAGCGATCTGCTCGACCACCTCGACGCTGAGGACTTCACCGCTGCCGCGAGGAGGGCGGCCGCGACGGCGTGACGTCGCGGCCGACACAGGGTGTCTCTTAAGCCGCCCTCACGGCCAGGGGCAAGACCCCGTGCATTGACTACCCGTTCACAATCCCAACACCACGGAAAGTGAGATCAGCACAAGTGCGCACGAGCGGCGCGCAGGAGGGCGTCCGCCCCCGAGAAAGTCCCCCCAGCCTCGACAGCCTTGGCGAGGAACTCGGCGTCGTTCTCCCCGCTGGGCGGAAGCAGACACACGGCGTTTCCGACGTCAACGAGGCTGCGCAGGCTGGTGCGACTCTCTTCGCCGGTGATGACCCCGCCGTCGAATAGATCGATGAGGTAGTCGGCCTCGTCCTCGGTGAAGCCGGAGGTGTCCAAGCTTTGCGCGTCCACCCCCAGCACGGCGCCGGCAACGGCGCAGCCGCTCAGGCAGGTGACCCCCAGAACCAGGCCGAGCAGAACAGTAAGCAGGCGCCCTCGCACCGCCCGCACACTAGGCCCGCTCAGTGATGACCCAGCGCTTCGACAGCGACAACACGCTCAAGATCGCCCAAACGAGTGATGCCCCGCACTTGTAGCTCGTGCCTCGGCTGCCAACGTTCGCCTAAACGGCCCACTGCGGGTCACCTGCGCCCTCCACTTTCTGGGTGACCCGCCGCCCGTCATCACTGCCGCGTGCCAAGTCGTGCGCGAAGATTTCTCGACTGACGGATCGAGTCGGCGAACCAAGGGCGCGGGGAGCAGCGTGGGCACCACTGAACGTCATCCTCGTCGCTTGACTCTTGGTTCTGGCGCTCATCCCAGCGCCGCAGGGGGACACTTTCACGGGCAATGCTCGGGAGCTAGCCGGCAACGTCGTCGACTCACTGCGCGGCGATCCGAGGTTTTGCGGGGACGCCGACACCAGCGGTCGACGGCCGCTTGGCTGCTGGCCACGTTGGCGCTGATCACCGTCGCTCTGTCAGCCTGCTCGGACGCTGGGTCTTCCTCCGCGCCGACAGTTGCTGCGACAACTACCGCGGACACTCCGCCTACGCGCGCAACCAGCACCGCGGAAGCTGCGATCGCACCTGCTCTCACAACGCTCATCCCAGAGTCCATTGCCTCCGAGGCAAATAAGGCGTGCGCCTGGGAATGCCTGACGGCGTATGACACCTTCTATCTTGGCGACCTAATCGAACACGGTTTCGAGATTGGGCCCCCCTATCAAGACCAGGCGCAATACATCAAGATCGGCGAGGCCGTCTGTGCTCGACTGAGTGAAGGTTTTACCCTGCCTCAGATCTTCGCAACCACCTCGTCTTCGAGTGACCGACAGAGGTTAGAGGTGATGGCGGCAGCGGCTGGACGAACCTACTGCAAGTTGCCGAGGTCCTCTCCTGGGGAAGAGACGGGCGGCGCGCGGCCGACGGCGCCTGCCGGGCAGCCATGTTCTCCGCTGTCGGCGGCCGTGACGTCTTTCCATCAGCAAGTTCAGGCAGCATTCCCCGGAGGGGAGATGCCCACGACCGGGTCGAATGCTGCCTTAAGCGCCCTGACCGACGTCGTGCTAGAGGTCGTAGACTTGTGTGGATATCAAGTGATGGTCGACATCGCCGATCAGTATCCGGACCCTCTCTACACCTGGCTGCACTCCACCGCAGTGTCCGCGCTAGGCGAAATCTCTGCCCTTCCCGATGGCCTGCGGTGTGCTGAACTTTCGATGCTCGGGCTGGGGCCAAAGCAAGCGGTGGACTATTGGTTCCTATGGGGCGCTCCGGATCTCATGGACGCCGATAGGAATGGAGTCCCCTGCGAAACCGTCTGGCCTGAAGTTGCGAGGTATGTGCCCTCGACGTAGTGACATGCCGGAGGAGGCGATCGCACCGTTGCCGCTACTGTTGCCGCACGACGGCTGCGGGCCCGAGCGGGTGCCCGAGCCTGGTGAGCAGGTAGCGGAGCCGGCCCTGATCGCGTCAAAGTCACCCCATCGCTGATTGACACGGTGGGGGCCACATCCACCACTCAGCGGGACGTCACCCCGCATGGGTGGTCCCTGTACCTGCCGACGATGGAGCACTTGGTGCGCCGGCAGTCGCTGTGTCCCTGAAGCCGCCTTCTGGGACACCTGCCCCTGTCCAGGACCGGCTGTCGCTGGCGACCGGCGTCGGGCTGCAGTAGCCCTGCGGTCACACCACCGCCCACTTCGCTTGTGACTGCGCTCAGTCAGGCGTTCTCCGGCAAGGCAACGCGCGAGACGATGCACGCGTGGTCAAGCGCCGAGTTGAGGATCCTGGGGTCCTGCACCTCAACGCCCAAGTCCGGATCTTGTCCGGCCTCGCGGCCGGGGATGACGACGTTCTCGTGCTCCTGGGCGCGGTCGCGCCCTGCGACGTTCCCGGTCACTTCACGCCCGACGTCGCCCTGCTCGAGGTCGCGGCCACCGCACTCGGCCTCGCCTGCCCGCCAGGGAGCGATCCGCTGGAGTACGAGGGGCTGACAGACCGCTATCTCTCCGATCAGATGCTGGACGGGCGCACGCTGCGCTACCGCACCCAGTACGCCCTCTACGCCGCGGCGTGCCTGGGTGGCGGACTGCTGCCCGATCTCCTGCGAGAGGCCGGGGCCTGGGAGCCGCGGCTGTGGACCTACGCCGTCTCGGCGGTCGTCCTCTACACACGGGCCGCTGCCGACCGCTGCGAGCAGACCGTCCCCGACATCGCCGTCCGAATCGCCGAGCAGCGCGGGCTCACCCTCACCGCCCGCCCACCGTCGATCGGCTGACCCCGAAGGGTCCGGAGCGCGCCGCACGGCCTCGATCGCCGATCCCCGCCCGGCGGCCGACCAGCTCGACGCGCTCCACTGTCACCTTCTCCCGAAGACAAGATCACCATCCGACACACCTCATGCACTCGGGCGGACGCGATTCGTTGTGACGAGTTGCTCCGCTCAGAGCAGTGAGGCCAGCACCGTCAGCAGGGGCGCCGATGAGGCCAGCGTTCGTGGGGGAGTGGGCACGTTCTGACGATGCCTGGCCCACGTCAGTTCCAGCTCGTCACTGACGCCTTCTCGGTCATGCCTGCCCCGCCTCAGGTGGGCGCCACGAGAAGGAGGACGGACGTGAGCGACGAGCAGTTGAGCATCTCGGGGGTTCCGACAGGCGGCACTCGGCGCCAACCTCGCAGTCGTCGACCGCTTCGACCGGCCTTGGTGCCTCATGTGGACCCGAAAGCCGCAGCCCCGGGCCCTCCTGTCCGAGCCGCCGACGGTCCTGGCAGTGCAGCGCACAGTGGAGCTGCGGGCTCGCGCATGCTCGGCGTCCAGGACGTCGACGACCTCGGCCTACGCACCGACCTGGTGACCGCCTGCCGCATCGCGCTCGGCATCGGGTCCACGACGGCCTACGCGCTGGCCGGCCGGGACGAGCTTCCGTTCCCCGCCTACCGCGTCGGCCGGCAGTGGGTGGTGCCAACCGCCGGTCTCCGTGCATTTCTCGGGCTGCCGCAGCAACGGTCAGCTCAGGGGTGACAGAGGTTCGACGCGACGTCACCCCGACCGGTGCGCTCCCGATCCGCGCGGGACGAGGGCGGCGGCAGCCTCGGCGGCTTGCCGGCCCACGCCCTCCAGCAGATGTGTGTAGGTGTCCGACGTGATCCGGATGCCGGAGTGCCCGAGACGCTTCGAGACGACGGTCATGTCGACGCCGGCCGCCAGCATGATCGACGCCTGCCCGTGCCGGAGGTCGTGCAGCCGCACCCGCCGCAGCCCGGCGTCAGCGACGAGAGCCTGGAAGGTCCTGGAGACGACCTCGGGCTTGAGGTAGGAGCCGTCCTCGCGGGCGAACACCAGGTCGTGCTCCTCGTACGCCGCGCCGAACGCTGCCCTCTCCGCGTCCTGCTGCAGCCGGTGGGCGATCAGCGATCCTGCCGTCGAGGCGTCGAGATCCACCCGCCGGTCCTCGCCGCTGGCGGTCTTCGGCTGCCCGACCACGCTCTCGTAGCCGACCTGCACCACTGACTGGCGAACCCACAGCACCCGCTTGTCCAAGTCCACGTCACCCCAGCGCAGACCGACGACCTCACCGCGGCGCAGCCCCGTCATCGCCAACACCTCGAACAGCACACCCAACCGGTGGCCGGCGGAGGCGTCCAGGAAGGCGCCGAGCTCCTCGGGCTCCCAGGGACGGACCTTCGGACGGCGGGTGGGCTCCAGCTCGGCCAGCGCCGCCGGGTTGTAGGGGATGACGCGGCGCCGGACGGCGTCGTTGAGCGCCGACCGCAGCGTGGCGTGGATCCGGCGCACCGACGACGGCGACAGCCGCTTGGACCGAGTGCCCTGCCGGCGCAACGACGCCAACGCCCGGTCGACGTCGTCCACGGTCAGGTCCGCAAGCCGGTAGTGGCCGAGCAGCGGGATCCAGTAGTCGCGCAGGTGCCCTTGGGTGTGCAACGCGGTGGACGGCCGGAACCGGCCGGCGTCCTTCTTCCGCTCCAACCAGCTCTCCAGGTAGCCGGCCACGGTGACCCGCCGCTGGTCCTGCACCCGCACGCCCTGTCCGGTCACCGCGAGCGATGCCTGCAGCGCGGCCCGGGCGTCGGCGGCGGAGTCGTAGCCGCCCCGCCGGACCTGACGTCGCCGTCCGGAGGGATCGCGCACGTCGTGGGCGAAGAACCACGATCCGTGCCGCTTCGGGCAGTTCTTCCGCCGGCCCGCCGCGTCAACGGCCGGTGGGCAGCTGCACCGCTTGAACACCGTCCCGGTCACTGACCACTCCCTCCGCTCCGGCCGATCGCCCACCCGATCGAGCGCGGGGTTCGAGCGGTGGTGGGGAGCGTCGCGGGCAGCCCTGACACCACTCCAGCGGGGGAGGCGCTGGGCACGAACTGGGCACGCCGTAGCCGGCGGTACCTGGTCAGCGGTGGTCGACGGCGGTGCCCATCGCCCCCTCTGACCTGGACGAACGGTCTGGCACGGCGGCATACGGCGGTGCCTGGTGAAGTCCCGGAGGCGCTCGTAATGAGAAGGTCGTCGGTCGGATTCCGACAGGCGGCTCTCCACCTCCCAGCCAGTCGACCCCGGCCGTTGATCACCCGGACGGGTGACCGGCACCCGGACCAGCCTGCGGAAGCAGCTCCCGGAGGTCGATGACAGGTCCATGGAGCAGCTACAGCGACCGGCGACGGTGCGGCGCCGACCGGCGTGGACGCTGCTGGCCACCGTCGCCTTCTCGTTGCTGTACGCCACCGGCGTGGGCGGTCGTCCCGCCGGTCTGGCCTGGGACCGGGCCTACGACGTCGTCCTGTTCAACCTGCCCTACCTGGCCGCGACGGCCGGCTGCTTCGCCGCCGCCGTCCGGGTGCGGAGCGAGCGGTTCCCCTGGACGGGTCTCGGCCTCGCGCTGGCGTTGAGCGCGGTCGGCAACGCGCTGCGTGTGCTGGCCGCCGACGTGAACGGCAACGGGCCCGCGACCACGCTGTCCCTCGTCTTCACCCTCGCCGGGTACCTGATGCTCTACGTCTTCGTGGTCGGCATCATCCGGGCGCGGGTGCCCCGCTTCCACCCGAGCATGTGGCTCGACGGCGTCATCGGCGCCCTGGGCAGCCTCTCCCTCGGTGTCGCCTTCGTGCTGGGCCCCTACCTGTTCCCGCACGCCGGTGAGCGGGTCGTGTCGCTGCCCGAGCTGGTCGGCCCGACCAGCGACGTGCTGCTCCTGGCGGTGCTGGTCGCGGTCGGCTCCATCCTCGGCGCCCGGTTCGACCGGATCCTGCTGGCGCTCGCCGTGGGGCTGACCTTCGTCGCCGGCTCGGACATCATCCTGTTCTCCCTGCAGTACCAGGGCCGCTACGTCGACGGCGGCCCGCTGGAGCTGGGCTGGCTGACCTGCATGGTCCTGGCCGCGCTGGCCGCGTCCTGGG comes from the Modestobacter italicus genome and includes:
- a CDS encoding tyrosine-type recombinase/integrase, with protein sequence MTGTVFKRCSCPPAVDAAGRRKNCPKRHGSWFFAHDVRDPSGRRRQVRRGGYDSAADARAALQASLAVTGQGVRVQDQRRVTVAGYLESWLERKKDAGRFRPSTALHTQGHLRDYWIPLLGHYRLADLTVDDVDRALASLRRQGTRSKRLSPSSVRRIHATLRSALNDAVRRRVIPYNPAALAELEPTRRPKVRPWEPEELGAFLDASAGHRLGVLFEVLAMTGLRRGEVVGLRWGDVDLDKRVLWVRQSVVQVGYESVVGQPKTASGEDRRVDLDASTAGSLIAHRLQQDAERAAFGAAYEEHDLVFAREDGSYLKPEVVSRTFQALVADAGLRRVRLHDLRHGQASIMLAAGVDMTVVSKRLGHSGIRITSDTYTHLLEGVGRQAAEAAAALVPRGSGAHRSG
- a CDS encoding DUF732 domain-containing protein, whose translation is MGTTERHPRRLTLGSGAHPSAAGGHFHGQCSGASRQRRRLTARRSEVLRGRRHQRSTAAWLLATLALITVALSACSDAGSSSAPTVAATTTADTPPTRATSTAEAAIAPALTTLIPESIASEANKACAWECLTAYDTFYLGDLIEHGFEIGPPYQDQAQYIKIGEAVCARLSEGFTLPQIFATTSSSSDRQRLEVMAAAAGRTYCKLPRSSPGEETGGARPTAPAGQPCSPLSAAVTSFHQQVQAAFPGGEMPTTGSNAALSALTDVVLEVVDLCGYQVMVDIADQYPDPLYTWLHSTAVSALGEISALPDGLRCAELSMLGLGPKQAVDYWFLWGAPDLMDADRNGVPCETVWPEVARYVPST
- a CDS encoding transposase encodes the protein MAAPRKYPDELRERATRLAVEARRDPATRTGALKRIGAQLGINAETLRNWVIQAEIDEGHRPGTTTDDATRLAELEREVRELRRANAILKSASAFFAAELDRPSR
- a CDS encoding helix-turn-helix domain-containing protein gives rise to the protein MLGVQDVDDLGLRTDLVTACRIALGIGSTTAYALAGRDELPFPAYRVGRQWVVPTAGLRAFLGLPQQRSAQG
- a CDS encoding IS3 family transposase, which gives rise to MPTTTGSMAPARCIAEVRRQGHPVARCTVERLMRAAGLRGITRAKGPRTTVPGAAPDTRPDLVERAFTATGPDQLWVADITYCRTFSGWVYAAFVIDVFSRRVVGWQLSRSLRTDLALDALEMGIWTRRRAGHDVTGLVHHSDKGVQYVAVRYTQRLAEAGAVASVGSTGDSYDNALAEAFNSLFKAELVRNRGPWKGIDDLEIAVAEYIDWFNHRRLHGEIGLVPPAEHEDDFYRHNTAATTVAASVPSLH